The genomic DNA CCGACCCGCATCAAGTATTTTTACTTGGGCGAAGTTTGAAAACACTTGAATTAAGAGTTGAAAAACAAAATGAAAACGCATTGAAAATTGCACAATTTTTATCCAATCATAAAAAAGTTAGAAGAGTTTTCTACCCCGGGCTTGCTTCACATCCAGAACATGAGATCGCAAAGAAACAGATGAGGGGATTCGGCGGTATGCTTTCATTTGAGTTAAATGGGGGATTGGAAGATGCAAAAAAATTCTGCGATTCGCTAAAAGTTGCACTTAACGCAACAAGTCTTGGAAGCGTTGAAACGCTTGTGAGCATACCAGTTTTAACCTCACATATAAAAATGAGTAAAGATGAACTTGAAAAAGCCGGAATTACCGAGTCAATGGTTCGGATTTCGGTTGGAATTGAAAATATAGAGGATTTATTATGGGATTTTGAGCAGGCTTTAAATTCAATTTAAAATGAAAAGGCGTGCTTCCGCACGCCCTTAGAAATTTCACTTTAATTCCTCAAGTACCTTTGCTATTTTATTAACATCTGGAACATTTGGGATGCCGTGTTCTTCAACATAGCGGACGATCCCTTCCTTATCAACAACGACCGTCACACGATTGTGAATTCCTTTATCCTCAAGGTAAACGCCATATTTTCTTCCAACCTCACCCTTTGGATGGAAATCCGCAAGCAGTGGATAACTTATCTTCATTTTCTCCGCAAACGCTTTATGTGTCCATGTGCTATCAACACTTATCCCGAAAATTTGAGCGTTCAATGCTTCAAAAATTTTCAAAGCATCAACAAAGCAAGCATGTTCATTTGTGCACACGGGGCTAAAGTCAAGCGGATAAAAAACAAGGACTACATTC from Candidatus Kryptobacter tengchongensis includes the following:
- a CDS encoding peroxiredoxin (alkyl hydroperoxide reductase subunit C), whose translation is MIKVGDQAPDFTLKGHDDKEYKLSDFRGKNVVLVFYPLDFSPVCTNEHACFVDALKIFEALNAQIFGISVDSTWTHKAFAEKMKISYPLLADFHPKGEVGRKYGVYLEDKGIHNRVTVVVDKEGIVRYVEEHGIPNVPDVNKIAKVLEELK